The DNA sequence CCGCCCCTATTAGCACCGAGCCGACGCTCGACGCCAGCTCTGCGGATCCACTCGAGACGCTCAGTGAAAGGTGTTCGGCTTCGACGTCCAGGCGATAGGTGCCCGGGGCACTCGGGTATACGCTCGCTGCCGGGGCATCGACGCGCACGCTCGCCCGAGGCTCCTCGAGCTTCACGATCAAGCTTCCACTCCAGAGTCGTACGAGAAGCTCCTTGTCGAGCTCTTCGAGGTCGAGCTTCGTGAGCTCCCCGAGCCGAAGCACGGTGCCGTCGGCAAACACGACCTCGGCGCGAGAGCCTCCTTCAGTCCACAGGCGGTCGCCGGGGAGAATCGGAACGTTCACCGCTCCGGCCTCGGGCTCGGGCTTGGACGCGCGTTGCACCGTGACCGTGCCCTCGACGTAATTGAGATGGCCGTAGGGGTACGAGTAGGATTCCTGAGCGGCAGCGGGTATGGAGAGAGCCGCCATCGCGGTGACGAAAAAGGAAGAGCTGACCATCGTTGCGTTCATCCGGACCTCCCCTGGCTCATCTCATGGCGCGCTCACCAGGACGCAAGCCTCATCACGTCGTGGAGCTCGCATTCTCCTTCGCCAAGGCGCCGGTCGGCCACCGGGCAGTGAGGGGTTGCCCGGGCCGCCCCACGCCAAAGGCCAAGAACGTCGGCCTAGTGCCAACAGTTGCAACCTCTATACCATGTTGAGTCCAGAGACACAAGCTGCCTAACCTGTGCGCAGTGAATCAATTGCCGGTCTCTCCGGCAAGCGAGGGACAGCTCACTGGGTGGTCTGAGGCGGTCAGGCGTGTCCTCTGTGGAGAACGGAACAAACTTGACAAATTAAGGCTCAAATCATACTCTATTGGTTGATTGAGCTGCTATCAGGCACTCGGAGGAAAATAGGATAATGAGCAAGATCATCGGGATCGATCTGGGGACGACCAATTCCGTCGTTGCCGTCATGGAGGGTGGCAACCCCGCCGTCATCACGAACCCGGAGGGAGGCCGGACGACGCCGTCCGTGGTCGCGTTCGCGAAAGGCAACGAGCGGTTGGTGGGTCAAGTGGCGAAACGCCAAGCAATCACCAACCCCGAGAATACCGTCTTCTCGATCAAGCGATTCATGGGTCGACGATTCGACGAGGTCGACGAGGAAATGAAAATGGTCCCCTACAAGGTCGTGAAAGCCGAGAACGGGGATGCGAGGGTGGACATCAAGGGGCGAAAGTACTCGCCTCCGGAGATCTCCGCGATGGTCCTCCAGAAGCTGAAACAGGCCGCCGAGGACTACCTTGGCGCCAAGGTCGAAAAGGCGGTCATCACCGTTCCCGCATACTTCAACGACAGCCAGCGCCAGGCGACGAAGGATGCCGGAGAGATTGCCGGACTCGAGGTGCTGCGGCTCGTCAACGAGCCCACCGCGGCGGCACTCGCCTACGGGCTGGACAAGAAAAAAGACGAAAAGATAGCGGTCTTCGATTTCGGTGGGGGCACATTCGACATCTCGATCCTCGAGGTCGGTGAAGGGGTGGTCGAGGTGAAATCGACCAATGGCGATACCCATCTCGGGGGAGACAACATCGACCAGCGCATCATCGACTGGATCATCGGCGAGTTCAAGAAGTCCGATGGGATCGACCTGTCCTCGGACCGCATGGCGCTGCAGAGGCTCAAGGAGGCGGCGGAGAAGGCCAAAATCGAGCTCTCTTCGACGGTCGAAACCGAAATCAATTTGCCCTTCATCACCGCCGATTCGAGCGGCCCGAAGCACATGTCGCTGAAATTGACGCGCTCGAAGCTCGAGCAGCTCGTCGACGACATCCTCAAGCGAACGATGCCACCCTGCAAGCAGGCCCTTCAAGACGCCGGGCTCGGCGCCGCGGCCATCGACGAGGTGGTGCTCGTCGGCGGCTCGACCCGTATTCCCAAAGTGCAGCAGATGGTCAAGGAGTTTTTCGGAAAGGAGCCCCACAAGGGGGTAAACCCCGACGAGGTCGTTGCGCTGGGCGCGGCGGTGCAGGCCGGCGTGCTCGGGGGCGAAGTCAAGGACCTTCTCCTCCTCGACGTAACGCCGCTTTCGCTCGGCATCGAGACCCTGGGTGGAGTCTTCACCCGCATCATCGAGCGGAACACGACCATCCCCCACAAGAAGAGCGAGATCTTCTCGACCGCCGCGGACAACCAGACTCAAGTGGAAGTCCACGTTCTTCAGGGCGAGCGAGCGATGGCGGGTGACAATCGGACCCTCGGCCGGTTCCACCTCGTGGGGATTCCCCCCGCACCGCGGAACGTCCCCCAAGTCGAGGTCACCTTCGACATCGATGCCAACGGCATTCTCAACGTTTCCGCCAAGGACATGGCCACGGGCAAGCACCAGGCGATCACCATCACCGCCTCGAGCGGGCTGTCCGAGCAAGAGATCGACCAGATGAGAAAAACGGCCGAGCTTCACGTCGAAGAGGACAAGAAAAGGCGCGAGGAGGTCGAAGAGAAGAACCAGACCGACAATCTCATCTACCGGACGGAGCAGCTTCTCGGCGACAACCGCGACAAGATTCCGGCAGAGGACGCGAAACAGATC is a window from the Vicinamibacteria bacterium genome containing:
- the dnaK gene encoding molecular chaperone DnaK, whose product is MSKIIGIDLGTTNSVVAVMEGGNPAVITNPEGGRTTPSVVAFAKGNERLVGQVAKRQAITNPENTVFSIKRFMGRRFDEVDEEMKMVPYKVVKAENGDARVDIKGRKYSPPEISAMVLQKLKQAAEDYLGAKVEKAVITVPAYFNDSQRQATKDAGEIAGLEVLRLVNEPTAAALAYGLDKKKDEKIAVFDFGGGTFDISILEVGEGVVEVKSTNGDTHLGGDNIDQRIIDWIIGEFKKSDGIDLSSDRMALQRLKEAAEKAKIELSSTVETEINLPFITADSSGPKHMSLKLTRSKLEQLVDDILKRTMPPCKQALQDAGLGAAAIDEVVLVGGSTRIPKVQQMVKEFFGKEPHKGVNPDEVVALGAAVQAGVLGGEVKDLLLLDVTPLSLGIETLGGVFTRIIERNTTIPHKKSEIFSTAADNQTQVEVHVLQGERAMAGDNRTLGRFHLVGIPPAPRNVPQVEVTFDIDANGILNVSAKDMATGKHQAITITASSGLSEQEIDQMRKTAELHVEEDKKRREEVEEKNQTDNLIYRTEQLLGDNRDKIPAEDAKQIETSIEEAKKALREGDIQAVRNAREVLQKASYRLAEFMYQQATPEDKAGGSEASAASDEDVIDAEIVDSEEKK